The Humulus lupulus chromosome 3, drHumLupu1.1, whole genome shotgun sequence genome window below encodes:
- the LOC133822338 gene encoding lipoxygenase 6, chloroplastic isoform X2, with translation MLSVKPTAPLNPNISGDRRSTARKYGGLRKAHVAVSGSVLGRRGSVRAAISSGDNKTVETTASSVPAHQSRDTTGSLKPSSSPKGVEVRAVMTIRKKMKEKLTEKMEDQWEFFVNGIGQGIQIQLVSEEVDQVTNSGKSIQSCVRGWLPKPTNNLHIVEFAANFIVPKAFGVPGAVLVTNLHGKEFYLLEIVIHGFDGGPVFFLANTWIHSRKDNPESRIIFKNQAYLPSQTPAGLKDLRREDLLSIRGNGKGERKLHDRIYDYDVYNDLGKPGQKDLARPVIGGEKRPYPRRCRTGRPPSKSDPLSESRIEKPHPVYVPRDETFEEIKQNTFSAGRLKALLHNLIPSIAASLSSSDISFNCFTDIDKLYNDGFFLKDEDQDEVINKFPVMGKFMKQVMSVQERLFKYDVPAVIKRDRFSWLRDNEFARQCLAGVNPVSIELLKEFPILSKLDPAEYGPPESAITKELLEQELGGMSVEKAIEEKKLFILDYHDMLLPFIARMNSLPGRKAYASRTVFFYTKSGVLKPLAIELSLPPSPSSLDNNKTVYTHGHDATTHWIWKLAKAHVCSNDAGVHQLVNHWLRTHACMEPYIIATHRHLSSMHPIYVLLHPHMRYTLEINALARQSLINGGGIIEASFSPGKYALELSSAAYKSQWRFDMEALPADLIRRGMAVEDPSMPCGVKLVIEDYPYAADGLLVWSAIKEWVESYVEHHYVEPNSVTTDVELQAWWDEMKNKGHYDKRNESWWPKLETKEDLSSILTTIIWVASGQHAAINFGQYPFGGYVPNRPTLLRKLIPHEDDSDYEKFMLNPQRTFLSSLPTQLQATKVMAVQDTLSTHSADEEYLGQVNPLHSHWTNDHEILKLFSKYSAQLEEIEKIINKRNKDNRLKNRSGAGVPPYELLVPTSGPGVTGRGIPNSISI, from the exons ATGCTGTCGGTCAAACCCACTGCACCTCTCAACCCAAACATCTCCGGTGACCGGAGATCCACCGCCAGAAAATATGGTGGACTTAGAAAGGCCCACGTGGCGGTTTCTGGGTCGGTGCTCGGTAGACGTGGATCGGTCCGGGCCGCGATCAGTAGTGGTGACAACAAAACAGTGGAGACTACTGCTAGCTCTGTTCCGGCTCATCAGAGTAGAGATACCACCGGTTCTCTGAAGCCATCTTCTTCGCCGAAAGGGGTTGAAGTGAGAGCAGTGATGACGATCAggaagaagatgaaggagaagcTTACTGAGAAAATGGAGGATCAATGGGAGTTTTTCGTTAATGGGATTGGTCAAGGGATACAGATTCAACTAGTCAGCGAGGAAGTTGACCAAg tGACTAATTCAGGAAAGAGTATCCAGTCTTGTGTAAGAGGGTGGTTGCCAAAGCCAACGAACAATCTTCACATAGTTGAATTTGCAGCAAACTTTATAGTCCCAAAAGCTTTCGGGGTCCCTGGTGCTGTTCTTGTTACCAATCTTCATGGCAAAGAGTTCTATTTGTTAGAGATTGTTATTCATGGTTTCGATGGAGGTCCAGTATTCTTTCTTGCCAATACATGGATCCATTCACGCAAAGATAATCCTGAGAGTAGAATCATCTTCAAAAATCAA GCCTACTTACCTTCACAAACACCAGCAGGGCTTAAGGACCTCAGACGTGAAGACTTGTTGAGCATTAGGGGAAATGGGAAAGGTGAGAGAAAGCTCCATGATAggatttatgattatgatgttTACAATGATTTGGGTAAGCCTGGACAGAAAGATCTTGCTCGGCCAGTCATTGGTGGGGAGAAGAGGCCATATCCCAGGAGGTGTAGAACTGGCAGACCTCCTAGCAAATCAG ATCCTCTTTCGGAGAGCCGAATTGAAAAGCCTCATCCAGTATATGTACCCCGGGATGAAACATTTGAAGAGATTAAGCAAAACACTTTCTCAGCTGGAAGATTGAAAGCTTTGCTTCATAATCTTATACCATCTATAGCTGCATCACTGTCTAGTTCAGATATCTCTTTCAACTGTTTTACTGATATTGATAAGCTGTACAAcgatggattcttcttgaaagaTGAGGACCAAGATGAAGTCATTAACAAGTTTCCAGTTATGGGAAAGTTCATGAAACAGGTCATGAGTGTTCAAGAAAGGTTGTTCAAATATGATGTCCCTGCTGTTATTAAAA GAGACAGATTTTCATGGTTGAGAGATAACGAGTTTGCTCGCCAGTGTTTAGCTGGGGTTAATCCTGTGAGCATTGAGCTTTTAAAG GAGTTTCCCATTCTCAGTAAACTAGACCCTGCTGAATATGGTCCCCCAGAATCTGCTATCACAAAGGAACTTCTAGAGCAAGAGCTTGGTGGAATGAGTGTTGAAAAG GCTATTGAGGAGAAGAAGCTGTTCATACTTGACTACCATGACATGCTTTTGCCATTTATAGCGAGGATGAACTCTTTGCCCGGGAGGAAAGCTTATGCCTCTAGGACAGTTTTCTTCTATACCAAGTCTGGTGTTCTGAAGCCATTAGCTATTGAGCTTTCACTTCCTCCATCGCCTTCTTCCCTTGATAATAATAAGACTGTTTACACACACGGACACGATGCCACAACGCATTGGATTTGGAAGCTTGCCAAAGCTCATGTTTGCTCCAACGATGCTGGAGTCCATCAACTAGTAAATCACTG GTTGAGGACTCATGCTTGTATGGAGCCTTATATTATTGCAACTCATAGGCATCTGAGCTCAATGCACCCCATTTACGTACTTCTTCACCCTCACATGCGTTACACACTGGAAATTAATGCTCTCGCCAGGCAAAGCTTGATCAATGGAGGAGGAATAATCGAGGCGAGTTTCAGTCCCGGTAAGTATGCCCTGGAGCTGAGTTCAGCAGCATACAAGAGCCAATGGCGGTTTGACATGGAAGCACTTCCAGCTGATCTTATCCGCAG GGGTATGGCTGTGGAGGATCCCTCCATGCCTTGTGGTGTCAAACTTGTAATCGAAGATTACCCTTATGCTGCAGACGGGCTTTTGGTATGGTCTGCCATTAAAGAATGGGTGGAATCTTATGTTGAACACCATTATGTTGAGCCAAACTCTGTAACAACTGATGTTGAGCTCCAAGCTTGGTGGGATGAGATGAAGAACAAGGGTCATTATGACAAGAGGAACGAGTCATGGTGGCCTAAACTTGAGACCAAAGAGGACTTGTCTAGTATACTTACCACTATTATTTGGGTGGCTTCAGGTCAGCATGCAGCCATTAACTTTGGACAGTACCCTTTTGGAGGGTATGTCCCTAACCGCCCCACGCTTCTAAGAAAACTCATTCCACATGAAGATGACTCTGATTATGAGAAGTTTATGTTAAATCCACAGCGCACTTTCCTGTCTTCTTTGCCAACCCAACTTCAAGCCACCAAAGTTATGGCAGTCCAAGACACTCTCTCAACTCACTCAGCAGATGAAGAGTACTTGGGTCAAGTCAATCCACTTCATAGTCATTGGACAAATGATCATGAAATTCTCAAGCTATTTAGTAAATACTCTGCTCAATTAGAGGAGATAGAGAAGATTattaacaaaagaaacaaagataaTCGCCTAAAGAACAGAAGTGGCGCTGGAGTTCCCCCATATGAGTTGCTTGTTCCTACCTCTGGTCCAGGGGTAACCGGCCGTGGAATTCCTAATAGTATCTCCATTTGA
- the LOC133822338 gene encoding lipoxygenase 6, chloroplastic isoform X1 yields MLSVKPTAPLNPNISGDRRSTARKYGGLRKAHVAVSGSVLGRRGSVRAAISSGDNKTVETTASSVPAHQSRDTTGSLKPSSSPKGVEVRAVMTIRKKMKEKLTEKMEDQWEFFVNGIGQGIQIQLVSEEVDQVTNSGKSIQSCVRGWLPKPTNNLHIVEFAANFIVPKAFGVPGAVLVTNLHGKEFYLLEIVIHGFDGGPVFFLANTWIHSRKDNPESRIIFKNQAYLPSQTPAGLKDLRREDLLSIRGNGKGERKLHDRIYDYDVYNDLGKPGQKDLARPVIGGEKRPYPRRCRTGRPPSKSDPLSESRIEKPHPVYVPRDETFEEIKQNTFSAGRLKALLHNLIPSIAASLSSSDISFNCFTDIDKLYNDGFFLKDEDQDEVINKFPVMGKFMKQVMSVQERLFKYDVPAVIKRDRFSWLRDNEFARQCLAGVNPVSIELLKEFPILSKLDPAEYGPPESAITKELLEQELGGMSVEKVLIYTYCYVYVVELRNIDNHLSFLFFSIFDVVLFLQAIEEKKLFILDYHDMLLPFIARMNSLPGRKAYASRTVFFYTKSGVLKPLAIELSLPPSPSSLDNNKTVYTHGHDATTHWIWKLAKAHVCSNDAGVHQLVNHWLRTHACMEPYIIATHRHLSSMHPIYVLLHPHMRYTLEINALARQSLINGGGIIEASFSPGKYALELSSAAYKSQWRFDMEALPADLIRRGMAVEDPSMPCGVKLVIEDYPYAADGLLVWSAIKEWVESYVEHHYVEPNSVTTDVELQAWWDEMKNKGHYDKRNESWWPKLETKEDLSSILTTIIWVASGQHAAINFGQYPFGGYVPNRPTLLRKLIPHEDDSDYEKFMLNPQRTFLSSLPTQLQATKVMAVQDTLSTHSADEEYLGQVNPLHSHWTNDHEILKLFSKYSAQLEEIEKIINKRNKDNRLKNRSGAGVPPYELLVPTSGPGVTGRGIPNSISI; encoded by the exons ATGCTGTCGGTCAAACCCACTGCACCTCTCAACCCAAACATCTCCGGTGACCGGAGATCCACCGCCAGAAAATATGGTGGACTTAGAAAGGCCCACGTGGCGGTTTCTGGGTCGGTGCTCGGTAGACGTGGATCGGTCCGGGCCGCGATCAGTAGTGGTGACAACAAAACAGTGGAGACTACTGCTAGCTCTGTTCCGGCTCATCAGAGTAGAGATACCACCGGTTCTCTGAAGCCATCTTCTTCGCCGAAAGGGGTTGAAGTGAGAGCAGTGATGACGATCAggaagaagatgaaggagaagcTTACTGAGAAAATGGAGGATCAATGGGAGTTTTTCGTTAATGGGATTGGTCAAGGGATACAGATTCAACTAGTCAGCGAGGAAGTTGACCAAg tGACTAATTCAGGAAAGAGTATCCAGTCTTGTGTAAGAGGGTGGTTGCCAAAGCCAACGAACAATCTTCACATAGTTGAATTTGCAGCAAACTTTATAGTCCCAAAAGCTTTCGGGGTCCCTGGTGCTGTTCTTGTTACCAATCTTCATGGCAAAGAGTTCTATTTGTTAGAGATTGTTATTCATGGTTTCGATGGAGGTCCAGTATTCTTTCTTGCCAATACATGGATCCATTCACGCAAAGATAATCCTGAGAGTAGAATCATCTTCAAAAATCAA GCCTACTTACCTTCACAAACACCAGCAGGGCTTAAGGACCTCAGACGTGAAGACTTGTTGAGCATTAGGGGAAATGGGAAAGGTGAGAGAAAGCTCCATGATAggatttatgattatgatgttTACAATGATTTGGGTAAGCCTGGACAGAAAGATCTTGCTCGGCCAGTCATTGGTGGGGAGAAGAGGCCATATCCCAGGAGGTGTAGAACTGGCAGACCTCCTAGCAAATCAG ATCCTCTTTCGGAGAGCCGAATTGAAAAGCCTCATCCAGTATATGTACCCCGGGATGAAACATTTGAAGAGATTAAGCAAAACACTTTCTCAGCTGGAAGATTGAAAGCTTTGCTTCATAATCTTATACCATCTATAGCTGCATCACTGTCTAGTTCAGATATCTCTTTCAACTGTTTTACTGATATTGATAAGCTGTACAAcgatggattcttcttgaaagaTGAGGACCAAGATGAAGTCATTAACAAGTTTCCAGTTATGGGAAAGTTCATGAAACAGGTCATGAGTGTTCAAGAAAGGTTGTTCAAATATGATGTCCCTGCTGTTATTAAAA GAGACAGATTTTCATGGTTGAGAGATAACGAGTTTGCTCGCCAGTGTTTAGCTGGGGTTAATCCTGTGAGCATTGAGCTTTTAAAG GAGTTTCCCATTCTCAGTAAACTAGACCCTGCTGAATATGGTCCCCCAGAATCTGCTATCACAAAGGAACTTCTAGAGCAAGAGCTTGGTGGAATGAGTGTTGAAAAGGTACTAATATATACATATTGCTATGTTTATGTAGTAGAATTAAGAAACATAGATAATcatctctcttttctcttcttttctatcTTTGATGTTGTTCTGTTTTTGCAGGCTATTGAGGAGAAGAAGCTGTTCATACTTGACTACCATGACATGCTTTTGCCATTTATAGCGAGGATGAACTCTTTGCCCGGGAGGAAAGCTTATGCCTCTAGGACAGTTTTCTTCTATACCAAGTCTGGTGTTCTGAAGCCATTAGCTATTGAGCTTTCACTTCCTCCATCGCCTTCTTCCCTTGATAATAATAAGACTGTTTACACACACGGACACGATGCCACAACGCATTGGATTTGGAAGCTTGCCAAAGCTCATGTTTGCTCCAACGATGCTGGAGTCCATCAACTAGTAAATCACTG GTTGAGGACTCATGCTTGTATGGAGCCTTATATTATTGCAACTCATAGGCATCTGAGCTCAATGCACCCCATTTACGTACTTCTTCACCCTCACATGCGTTACACACTGGAAATTAATGCTCTCGCCAGGCAAAGCTTGATCAATGGAGGAGGAATAATCGAGGCGAGTTTCAGTCCCGGTAAGTATGCCCTGGAGCTGAGTTCAGCAGCATACAAGAGCCAATGGCGGTTTGACATGGAAGCACTTCCAGCTGATCTTATCCGCAG GGGTATGGCTGTGGAGGATCCCTCCATGCCTTGTGGTGTCAAACTTGTAATCGAAGATTACCCTTATGCTGCAGACGGGCTTTTGGTATGGTCTGCCATTAAAGAATGGGTGGAATCTTATGTTGAACACCATTATGTTGAGCCAAACTCTGTAACAACTGATGTTGAGCTCCAAGCTTGGTGGGATGAGATGAAGAACAAGGGTCATTATGACAAGAGGAACGAGTCATGGTGGCCTAAACTTGAGACCAAAGAGGACTTGTCTAGTATACTTACCACTATTATTTGGGTGGCTTCAGGTCAGCATGCAGCCATTAACTTTGGACAGTACCCTTTTGGAGGGTATGTCCCTAACCGCCCCACGCTTCTAAGAAAACTCATTCCACATGAAGATGACTCTGATTATGAGAAGTTTATGTTAAATCCACAGCGCACTTTCCTGTCTTCTTTGCCAACCCAACTTCAAGCCACCAAAGTTATGGCAGTCCAAGACACTCTCTCAACTCACTCAGCAGATGAAGAGTACTTGGGTCAAGTCAATCCACTTCATAGTCATTGGACAAATGATCATGAAATTCTCAAGCTATTTAGTAAATACTCTGCTCAATTAGAGGAGATAGAGAAGATTattaacaaaagaaacaaagataaTCGCCTAAAGAACAGAAGTGGCGCTGGAGTTCCCCCATATGAGTTGCTTGTTCCTACCTCTGGTCCAGGGGTAACCGGCCGTGGAATTCCTAATAGTATCTCCATTTGA